In Humulus lupulus chromosome 7, drHumLupu1.1, whole genome shotgun sequence, the following are encoded in one genomic region:
- the LOC133789647 gene encoding probable disease resistance RPP8-like protein 2, whose translation MALEEAVVSFVIERLGDLLINEAKFLYGVKGQVKNAKIKLQCMRAFLKDADASVRNGDERVCLLVVQIRENSYTLEDVIATYVFRVASNNESVGAIRRVLKWSASIIDVYKVGSEIERISSNIDTWTSELEKYGVQRSMEKAAETSSSYVQERRQLRQAYSHVEDNHVVGFDKDIEELVALLTEQNNPHKPYKVISVYGMGGLGKTTLARKVYQHPQVRTHFDCCAWASISQQCNTRAVLEGILLAFTSTNKERREEIRITSKDELAKQLHNFQKQKKCLVLLDDIWTTKTWDLLKYAFPQGDTDSKILLTTRNKDVAEHVDRHGFIHEPHLLDDKESWELFQNKYSSAGMESTDSNSDDNERKKDLAVEMLKKCAGLPLAIIVLAGLLSKKHTIYEWEQMKRNIVRCIGQGEQHEDSKYRSVWWVLGLSYSELPCHLKPCFLYLSRYAEDATIRVKELCLVLIAEGFISLRGSCMVTMEDVAYDYLSELVERSMIQVNETSLTGRIKSFGIHDLMRDLCMSKSRDENFLHFMDLRTIESVSTVPITNVRRLAIYCDRESTDNDFVHMVRNIDGSLRYLSVHERRIAFEEGVFRHVCNRFLMLRVLIIDDMPDFEHTTTLPKEIGNLIHLRLFITPNSQIKMIPSYFGNWRCLQTLRVRTDSDKIPNSMCKLEQLRHLYFLNHSTGVGIGEFLRSTKSRNLLQTLVGIGTKHLVLSDLLQLENLKKLAIVVDGNFDSFLHNPQTLTFTRLLSLQLRVTALDNDVKIDIVPLILSCPQIYKLKLDSPIVRLPQVNQFSPNLIKGLRRVPDGLRSISTLKHMEISWMPWKFKERMEEGGEDFYKVKHVPSRVFIKCDTGTSLSIYLVHKLGVMVSSMHYTIKSTFGGFVYQEGSLDVLVDYGVDALADKERLEMYVVMVSMYM comes from the exons ATGGCATTGGAAGAGGCTGTTGTTTCGTTTGTGATTGAAAGGCTTGGAGACCTGCTAATTAATGAAGCCAAGTTCTTGTATGGAGTCAAAGGTCAAGTCAAGAATGCAAAGATCAAGCTGCAATGTATGAGGGCTTTCTTAAAAGACGCTGATGCTTCTGTAAGAAATGGTGATGAGAGGGTTTGCCTTTTGGTTGTCCAAATCAGAGAAAATTCTTACACCTTGGAGGATGTTATTGCAACTTACGTCTTCAGAGTGGCTTCTAATAACGAGAGTGTTGGAGCTATCAGACGTGTACTGAAATGGTCAGCTAGCATTATTGATGTCTATAAAGTTGGATCAGAGATTGAGAGGATCTCATCAAACATTGATACTTGGACATCAGAATTAGAAAAATATGGAGTACAGAGATCAATGGAGAAGGCAGCTGAAACTTCTTCAAGTTATGTCCAGGAGCGAAGACAGTTGAGGCAAGCTTATTCTCATGTTGAAGACAACCATGTTGTTGGATTCGACAAAGACATCGAAGAGTTGGTAGCCCTTTTGACTGAACAAAATAACCCTCATAAGCCTTATAAGGTGATCTCTGTGTATGGGATGGGTGGTTTGGGGAAGACCACTCTTGCAAGAAAGGTATATCAACATCCCCAAGTCAGGACTCACTTTGATTGTTGTGCTTGGGCCTCAATATCTCAGCAATGTAATACACGCGCTGTCTTGGAAGGAATTTTATTAGCTTTCACTTCTACAAACaaggaaagaagagaagaaatCAGAATCACAAGTAAAGATGAATTAGCCAAGCAGCTTCACAACTTTCAGAAACAGAAGAAATGTCTGGTGCTCCTTGATGATATATGGACCACTAAAACTTGGGATCTTCTAAAATATGCATTCCCTCAAGGAGACACAGATAGCAAGATCTTACTCACCACTCGGAATAAAGATGTAGCTGAGCATGTGGATCGACATGGTTTCATCCATGAACCTCATTTGCTCGATGACAAGGAGAGTTGGGAGCTGTTTCAGAACAAGTACTCCTCTGCTGGAATGGAATCAACGG ATTCAAACTCGGATGATAATGAAAGGAAGAAAGATCTAGCGGTTGAGATGCTTAAAAAGTGCGCTGGTTTGCCATTAGCCATCATCGTGCTCGCTGGGCTTCTGTCTAAGAAGCACACCATATATGAGTGGGAGCAGATGAAAAGAAACATTGTGCGCTGCATAGGTCAAGGTGAACAACATGAAGACTCAAAATACCGTAGTGTTTGGTGGGTGTTAGGTTTGAGTTACAGTGAGTTACCATGTCACTTGAAGCCTTGTTTTTTGTACTTGTCTCGCTACGCTGAAGATGCCACCATAAGAGTAAAAGAGTTATGCCTTGTACTCATAGCAGAAGGTTTTATATCATTAAGAGGAAGTTGTATGGTAACCATGGAGGATGTGGCATATGATTACTTAAGTGAGTTGGTGGAGAGGAGCATGATTCAGGTAAATGAAACGAGTTTAACAGGAAGGATAAAATCATTTGGCATTCATGATCTCATGCGAGACTTGTGCATGTCTAAATCTCGAGATGAAAACTTTCTACATTTTATGGATTTGAGGACAATTGAATCAGTGTCTACTGTCCCGATAACAAATGTACGAAGACTTGCCATTTATTGTGATCGTGAAAGTACTGATAATGATTTTGTTCATATGGTTCGAAATATAGATGGCTCTCTTAGGTACCTTTCTGTACATGAGCGACGCATTGCGTTCGAAGAAGGAGTATTCAGACATGTCTGCAATCGCTTTCTGATGCTTAGAGTTCTGATCATTGATGACATGCCGGATTTTGAACATACCACCACGTTGCCTAAAGAAATTGGAAATCTTATCCACCTAAGGCTATTTATTACGCCTAATAGCCAAATAAAAATGATTCCTTCTTATTTTGGGAATTGGAGATGCCTGCAAACTTTGAGAGTACGGACCGATAGTGATAAAATACCAAATTCAATGTGCAAGTTGGAACAGTTGAGGCatctatattttttaaatcattctACTGGCGTAGGAATTGGTGAATTCTTGAGGTCAACTAAGTCTAGAAATTTATTACAGACATTGGTAGGTATTGGTACCAAGCATCTTGTTCTGAGTGATTTGCTACAGCTGGAGAATCTCAAGAAATTAGCAATTGTTGTGGATGGAAATTTTGACTCATTCTTACACAATCCCCAAACTCTCACATTCACTCGTCTTTTGTCTTTACAATTAAGAGTAACTGCTCTTGATAATGACGTCAAGATAGATATTGTTCCTTTGATTTTAAGCTGTCCTCAAATTTATAAGCTTAAACTGGACTCGCCTATAGTAAGATTACCACAAGTCAACCAATTCTCCCCAAATCTTATCAA GGGATTGAGGAGAGTTCCAGATGGATTAAGAAGCATTTCTACACTCAAACATATGGAGATATCATGGATGCCTTGGAAATTCAAAGAAAGGATGGAGGAAGGAGGAGAGGATTTCTATAAAGTCAAGCACGTCCCATCTCGTGTGTTTATCAAGTGTGATACAGGTACATCTCTATCTATCTATCTTGTTCACAA ATTGGGTGTAATGGTATCGTCTATGCACTATACAATCAAATCAACATTTGGAGGATTCGTTTACCA AGAAGGGTCATTGGATGTTCTTGTGGATTATGGAGTTGATGCTTTAGCTGATAAGGAGAGGCTAGAGATGTATGTAGTGATGGTTTCCATGTACATGTGA
- the LOC133789356 gene encoding G-type lectin S-receptor-like serine/threonine-protein kinase LECRK4, with translation MKISSSTRETCKDSCLNDCLCVAAVLRGGTCSKKRFPLSNGRVDNTNPSIAFIKIHKGNSTFPTLFVPKVIKKNQNGLIHVILGILSGSVCVNFMLLGAICMGILLARKKKSERSPSPQDDPASNLRCYSYKELEEATDDFKDELGHGSFGIVYKGHLIQTNASIAVAVKKLSSILKDGEREFKAELKSIGQIHHKNLVRLLGYCNDGPNRLLVYEYLSNNTLASFLFGGIIRPCWNQRSELALGIAKGLLYLHEECNTQIIHCDIKPQNILLDEYNNAKISDFGLAKLLMINQSHTHTAIRGTKGYVAPEWFRNMAITSKVDVYSFGVVLLEIICCRRNVLDMETTVDGKEILTDWAYDCFREGSLDVLVDYEVEALEDKKKLETYVMVSMWCVQENPSLRPNMRKVAQMLEGVVEVHVPPCPTPYSITT, from the coding sequence ATGAAAATATCATCTTCCACTAGAGAAACCTGCAAAGATTCTTGCTTGAATGACTGTTTATGTGTTGCTGCTGTTCTCAGAGGAGGTACCTGTTCTAAGAAGAGGTTTCCTTTGTCAAATGGGAGAGTGGATAATACTAATCCATCTATTGCTTTCATCAAAATTCACAAGGGTAACTCTACTTTTCCTACTTTATTTGTACCGAAAGTGATCAAGAAAAACCAGAATGGTTTGATCCATGTTATACTAGGAATATTAAGTGGATCTGTATGTGTTAACTTTATGTTACTTGGTGCAATTTGTATGGGGATTTTACTCGCTCGCAAGAAGAAGAGTGAAAGGTCTCCTTCTCCACAAGATGATCCTGCATCGAATTTGCGATGCTATAGCTACAAAGAACTTGAAGAAGCCACAGATGATTTCAAAGATGAACTGGGACATGGATCTTTTGGCATTGTTTACAAAGGCCACCTCATACAAACTAATGCTAGCATTGCCGTGGCTGTGAAAAAATTGAGTTCAATACTAAAAGATGGTGAAAGAGAATTCAAGGCTGAATTGAAATCCATTGGCCAGATACATCACAAGAATCTTGTTCGCCTACTAGGATATTGTAATGATGGACCTAATCGTTTGTTGGTGTACGAGTACTTGAGCAATAACACTCTAGCAAGCTTTTTGTTTGGTGGCATCATAAGGCCTTGTTGGAACCAAAGAAGTGAACTTGCTTTAGGAATTGCAAAAGGGCTCTTATATTTACACGAGGAGTGCAACACTCAGATCATTCACTGTGATATAAAGCCTCAAAACATACTTCTTGATGAGTACAACAATGCCAAGATATCTGATTTCGGTTTGGCCAAACTTTTGATGATTAATCAGAGTCATACACATACAGCCATTAGAGGAACAAAAGGGTATGTTGCACCAGAGTGGTTTAGGAACATGGCCATTACTTCTAAAGTGGATGTGTATAGCTTTGGTGTGGTGTTGCTTGAGATCATTTGTTGTAGAAGAAATGTACTGGATATGGAGACAACTGTGGATGGGAAAGAGATATTGACAGACTGGGCTTATGATTGCTTCAGAGAAGGCTCATTAGATGTTCTGGTAGATTATGAAGTTGAAGCTTTGGAAGATAAGAAGAAGTTGGAGACATATGTGATGGTGTCTATGTGGTGTGTTCAAGAAAATCCATCTCTTAGACCAAATATGAGAAAGGTTGCTCAAATGCTTGAAGGAGTTGTGGAAGTACATGTTCCACCATGCCCAACTCCATACTCCATAACCACTTGA
- the LOC133789357 gene encoding putative disease resistance protein At1g59780, whose protein sequence is MPTLEKLPKLRVLAIGTNSFMRDEMVCSRGGFNRLESLELIDLEGLKEWKGEESALSRLGYLRIKECRGLRRVPDGLRNILTLNHMDIRDMPKKFKQRMEEGGEDFYKVNHVTSRVFIECDKD, encoded by the exons ATGCCAACATTAGAAAAGCTACCAAAATTAAGAGTCCTTGCCATTGGTACTAATAGCTTTATGAGGGATGAGATGGTGTGCTCAAGAGGAGGTTTCAATCGACTTGAATCTCTTGAGCTTATTGATCTGGAAGGATTAAAAGAGTGGAAGGGGGAGGAGAGTGCATTGTCTAGACTTGGTTATTTGCGTATTAAAGAATGCAGGGGATTGAGGAGAGTTCCAGATGGATTAAGAAACATTCTTACACTCAATCATATGGACATACGTGATATGCCTAAGAAATTCAAACAAAGGATGGAGGAAGGAGGAGAGGATTtctataaagtcaaccacgtcaCATCTCGTGTGTTTATCGAGTGTGATAAAG ATTAG
- the LOC133789650 gene encoding putative disease resistance protein At1g50180, whose amino-acid sequence MALEEAVVSFVIERLGDLLINEAKFLYGVKGQVENAKIKLQCMRAFLKDADACVRNGDERVRLLVVQIRENSYTLEDVIATYVFRVASNNESVGAIRRVLKWSARIIDVYKVGSKIKEISSNIDAWTSDLEKYGVQKSMDQAAEASSSYVQVQRQLRQAYSYVEDNHVVGFQKDIEELVALLTEQKDPRKHKVISVCGMGGLGKTTLARKVYQHPKVRTHFDCYAWASISQQCNTRVVLEKILFAFTSPTKERREEIKTTSEDELAKQLHNFQKQKKCLVLLDDIWTTTTWDLLKHAFPQGDTDSKILLTTRNKDVAVHVDRHGFVHEPHLLDDKESWELLQMYSSAGVESTDSDSDDNERKKELAVEMLKKCAGLPLAIIVLAGLLSKKHTIYEWEQMKRNIVHCIGQGEQHEDSKYRSVWGVLGLSYSELPCHLKPCFLYLSRYAEDAVIRVKELCLILIAEGFISLRGSCMETMEDEASDCLSELVERSMIQVKEMSSTGRIKSFCIHDLMRDLCVSKARDENFLHFMDLRNKVEEPIESVSIVPITNVRRLAIYCDRESTDNDFVHTVRNIDGSLRYLSVHKGRIAFKEEVFRHACNRFLMLRVLIIDDILKIGRTATLPKEIGNLIHLRLFSMPRSRIKMIPSYFGNWRCLQTLKVRIKSGIEIPNSMCKLEQLRHLYILNHFTGVGIGEFLRSTKSRNLLQTLVGIGTKHLVLSDLLQLKNLKKLAILVDGNFNSFLHNPQTLTFTRLLSLRLRVNDWTRL is encoded by the exons ATGGCATTGGAAGAGGCTGTTGTTTCGTTTGTGATTGAAAGGCTTGGAGACCTGCTAATTAATGAAGCCAAGTTCTTGTATGGAGTCAAAGGCCAAGTCGAGAATGCAAAGATCAAGCTGCAATGTATGAGGGCTTTCTTAAAAGATGCAGATGCTTGTGTAAGAAATGGTGATGAGAGGGTTCGCCTTTTGGTTGTCCAAATCAGAGAAAATTCTTACACCTTGGAGGATGTTATTGCAACTTACGTCTTCAGAGTGGCTTCTAATAACGAGAGTGTTGGAGCTATCAGACGTGTACTGAAATGGTCAGCTCGCATTATTGATGTCTACAAAGTTGGATCAAAGATAAAGGAGATCTCATCAAACATTGATGCTTGGACGTCAGATTTAGAAAAATATGGAGTGCAGAAATCAATGGACCAGGCAGCTGAAGCTTCTTCAAGCTATGTCCAGGTGCAAAGACAGTTGAGGCAAGCTTATTCTTATGTTGAAGACAATCATGTTGTTGGATTCCAGAAAGATATTGAAGAGTTGGTAGCCCTTTTGACTGAACAAAAGGACCCTCGTAAGCATAAGGTGATCTCTGTATGTGGGATGGGTGGTTTGGGGAAGACCACTCTTGCAAGAAAGGTTTATCAACACCCCAAAGTCAGGACTCACTTTGATTGTTATGCTTGGGCTTCAATATCTCAGCAATGTAATACTCGCGTAGTCTTGGAAAAAATTTTATTTGCTTTCACTTCTCCAACCaaggaaagaagagaagaaatCAAAACCACAAGTGAAGATGAATTAGCCAAGCAGCTTCACAACTTTCAGAAACAGAAGAAATGTCTGGTGCTCCTTGATGATATATGGACCACTACAACTTGGGATCTTCTAAAACATGCATTCCCTCAAGGAGACACTGATAGCAAGATCTTACTCACCACTCGGAATAAAGATGTAGCTGTGCATGTGGATCGACATGGTTTCGTCCATGAACCTCATTTGCTCGATGACAAGGAGAGTTGGGAGCTGCTTCAGATGTACTCCTCTGCTGGAGTGGAATCAACGG ATTCAGACTCGGATGATAATGAAAGGAAGAAAGAACTAGCGGTTGAGATGCTTAAAAAGTGCGCTGGTTTGCCATTAGCCATCATCGTGCTCGCTGGGCTTCTGTCTAAGAAACACACCATATATGAGTGGGAGCAGATGAAAAGAAACATAGTGCACTGCATAGGTCAAGGTGAACAACATGAAGACTCAAAATACCGTAGTGTTTGGGGGGTGTTAGGTTTGAGTTACAGTGAGTTACCATGCCACTTGAAGCCTTGTTTTTTGTACTTGTCTCGCTACGCTGAAGATGCTGTGATAAGAGTAAAAGAGTTGTGCCTTATACTCATAGCAGAAGGTTTTATATCATTAAGAGGAAGTTGTATGGAAACCATGGAGGATGAGGCATCTGATTGCTTAAGTGAGTTGGTGGAGAGGAGCATGATTCAGGTCAAAGAAATGAGTTCAACAGGAAGGATAAAATCATTTTGCATTCATGATCTCATGCGAGATTTGTGCGTGTCTAAAGCTCGAGATGAAAACTTTTTACATTTTATGGATTTGAGGAATAAAGTGGAAGAGCCAATTGAATCAGTGTCTATTGTCCCGATAACAAATGTACGAAGACTTGCCATTTATTGTGATCGTGAAAGTACTGATAATGATTTTGTTCATACGGTTCGAAATATAGATGGCTCTCTTAGGTACCTTTCTGTACATAAGGGACGCATTGCGTTCAAAGAAGAAGTATTCAGACATGCCTGCAATCGCTTTCTGATGCTTAGAGTTCTGATCATTGATGACATTCTGAAAATTGGACGTACCGCCACGTTGCCTAAAGAAATTGGAAATCTTATCCACCTAAGGTTATTTAGTATGCCTAGAAGCCGAATAAAAATGATTCCTTCTTATTTTGGGAATTGGAGATGCCTGCAAACTTTGAAAGTACGGATCAAAAGTGGAATTGAAATACCAAATTCAATGTGCAAGTTGGAGCAGTTGAGGCATCTatatattttaaatcattttactGGCGTAGGAATTGGTGAATTCTTGAGGTCAACTAAGTCTAGAAATTTATTACAGACATTGGTAGGTATTGGTACCAAGCATCTTGTTCTGAGTGATTTGCTACAGCTGAAGAATCTCAAGAAATTAGCAATTCTTGTGGATGGAAATTTTAACTCATTCTTACACAATCCCCAAACTCTCACATTCACTCGTCTTTTGTCTTTACGATTACGAGTGAATG ACTGGACACGCCTATAG
- the LOC133789652 gene encoding putative disease resistance protein At1g50180 — protein sequence MEYKAAETSSSYVQERRQLRQAYSHVEDNHVVGFDKDIEELVALLTEQKNPRKHKVISVCGMGGLGKTTLARKVYQHPQVRTHFDCYAWASISQQCNTREVLEGILFAFTSPTDAQRNHIKSLSDVELAKKLHDFQKEWKCLVLLDDIWTTKTWDPLKHAFPQGDTDSKILITTRNKDVAVNVDQGGFIHEPHLLSDNESWELFQNKNKYSCVGMDPSNSDSDDNERKKELAVEMLKKCAGLPLAIIVLAGLLSKKHTIYEWEQMKRNIVRYIGQGEQHDDSKYRSVWWVLGLSYSELPCHLKPCFLYLARYAEHAVIRVKELCLILIAEGFISLRGSCMENMEDLAYDCLSELVERSMIQVKDMSLRGRIKSFCIHDLMRDLCMSKARDENFLHFMDLRNKVEEPIESVSTVPITNMALLGTFLYLWDALRLKE from the exons ATGGAGTACAAGGCAGCTGAAACTTCTTCAAGCTACGTCCAGGAGCGAAGACAGTTGAGGCAAGCTTATTCTCATGTTGAAGACAACCATGTTGTTGGATTCGACAAAGACATCGAAGAGTTGGTAGCCCTCTTGACTGAACAAAAGAACCCTCGTAAGCATAAGGTGATCTCTGTATGTGGGATGGGTGGTTTGGGGAAGACCACTCTTGCAAGAAAGGTATACCAACACCCCCAAGTCAGGACTCACTTTGATTGTTATGCTTGGGCCTCAATATCTCAGCAATGCAATACACGGGAAGTCTTGGAAGGAATTTTATTTGCTTTCACTTCTCCCACAGATGCACAAAGAAACCATATCAAAAGCTTAAGTGATGTTGAATTAGCCAAGAAGCTTCACGACTTTCAGAAAGAGTGGAAATGTTTGGTGCTCCTTGATGATATATGGACCACTAAAACTTGGGATCCTCTAAAACATGCATTCCCTCAAGGAGACACAGATAGCAAGATCTTAATCACCACTCGGAATAAGGATGTAGCTGTGAATGTGGATCAAGGTGGTTTCATCCATGAACCTCATTTGCTCAGTGACAATGAGAGTTGGGAGCTGTTTCAGAACAAGAACAAGTACTCCTGTGTTGGAATGGATCCATCAA ATTCAGACTCGGATGATAATGAAAGGAAGAAAGAACTAGCGGTTGAGATGCTTAAAAAGTGCGCTGGTTTGCCATTGGCCATCATCGTGCTCGCTGGGCTTCTGTCTAAGAAACACACCATATATGAGTGGGAGCAGATGAAAAGAAACATTGTGCGCTACATAGGTCAAGGTGAACAACACGATGACTCAAAATACCGTAGTGTTTGGTGGGTGTTAGGTTTGAGTTACAGTGAGTTACCATGTCACTTGAAGCCTTGTTTTTTGTATTTGGCTCGCTACGCTGAACATGCTGTGATAAGAGTAAAAGAGTTATGCCTTATACTCATAGCAGAAGGATTTATATCATTAAGAGGAAGTTGTATGGAAAACATGGAGGATTTGGCATATGATTGCTTAAGTGAGTTGGTGGAGAGGAGCATGATTCAGGTCAAAGATATGAGTTTAAGAGGAAGGATAAAATCATTTTGCATTCATGATCTCATGCGAGATTTGTGCATGTCTAAAGCTCGAGATGAAAACTTTCTACATTTTATGGATTTGAGGAATAAAGTGGAAGAGCCAATTGAATCAGTGTCTACTGTCCCGATAACAAAT ATGGCTCTCTTAGGTACCTTTCTGTACTTGTGGGACGCATTGCGTTTGAAGGAGtaa
- the LOC133789654 gene encoding G-type lectin S-receptor-like serine/threonine-protein kinase RLK1 gives MALSSQLVLLPLLFFLSANQVLPQTSNGRVSLGASLFATENSSSWLSQNGEFAFGFRKLRNQDDIFFLLCIWYVKIPDKTIIWCANGDKPAEARSNVVLTPEIGLALTTPLGEELWKSESVDESVANGVMSDEGNFVLEGSNSNKLWESYKNPTDTILPSQVLDMGQVLSSHQSETNYSKGRFQFRLREDGNVVLNTVNLPSNYANEPYYATNISGESSNSVTATTHIVFNESGYLYVSRGNGERFNLTHGRVVSTRDYYVRATISFDGIFTQYFHPRNFSSNVSWTPLWSIPDNICISTVVWAGIGVCGYNTICSLKEDKGPKCECIEGYSLINPDDSYGSCKPDFIQGCKEDEITSSGKDAYDIVELRNAGWPGSDYIRIASSTKETCTKSCLNDCLCAVAVLRGGTCWKKRFPLSNGRVDNSRPSIALIKIRKGNSTILSNHPVTKVIKKNQSGLIRVTLGILSASVCVNFIRRMKGLILHKKFLNQDGFKDELGRGAFGIVYKGFLIQTNASTAVAVKKLSTVLRDGEREFKAELKSIGQTHHKNLVHLLGYCDDGQNRLLVYEFLCNGTLANFLFGDIKPSWNQRCELALGIAKGLLYLHEECYSQIIHCDIKPQNILLDEYNNAKISDFGLAKLLMMNQSRTHTSIRGTKGYVAPEWFRNMAITSKVDVYSFGVVLLEIVCCRRNVDMETGVEGGEILTDWAYDCFREGPLDVLVDYEVDALSDKKRFEIYVMVSLWCVQENPSLRPNMRRVVQMLEGVVEVSAPPCPSPF, from the exons ATGGCTCTATCTTCTCAACTTGTTCTTCTTCCCCTGCTCTTTTTTCTATCAGCAAACCAAGTTCTTCCTCAAACCAGTAATGGCAGAGTGAGCTTAGGAGCTTCCCTTTTCGCAACAGAGAACTCTTCCTCTTGGCTCTCTCAGAATGGCGAGTTTGCTTTCGGCTTTCGCAAGCTTAGAAACCAAGACGATATCTTCTTCTTGCTATGCATATGGTATGTCAAGATACCTGACAAAACCATAATTTGGTGTGCCAATGGAGATAAGCCGGCTGAAGCGAGATCAAATGTGGTGCTAACTCCTGAAATAGGACTTGCTCTAACTACTCCTCTAGGCGAAGAGCTATGGAAGTCTGAGTCAGTTGATGAAAGTGTTGCCAATGGTGTCATGAGTGATGAAGGAAACTTTGTCCTTGAAGGTTCCAATTCAAACAAGTTATGGGAAAGCTATAAGAATCCAACTGATACCATTTTGCCAAGCCAGGTATTGGACATGGGACAAGTCCTTTCATCTCATCAATCTGAGACTAACTATTCCAAAGGAAGGTTCCAATTTCGTTTGCGAGAAGATGGGAATGTTGTGCTCAACACAGTAAACTTGCCTTCTAACTATGCCAATGAGCCTTATTATGCAACTAACATCTCTGGTGAAAGCTCTAATTCAGTGACTGCAACCACACATATAGTTTTCAATGAATCAGGCTACTTGTATGTTTCCAGAGGGAATGGTGAAAGATTCAATCTGACACACGGAAGAGTTGTGTCGACAAGAGACTACTACGTTCGAGCAACAATTAGTTTTGATGGAATTTTCACACAGTACTTTCATCCCAGAAATTTTAGTAGCAATGTGAGTTGGACACCTCTTTGGTCTATAccagataacatatgcatttcaaCTGTTGTTTGGGCAGGTATTGGAGTTTGTGGGTACAATACCATTTGCAGCCTCAAGGAGGACAAGGGGCCAAAGTGTGAATGCATAGAAGGGTACTCTCTAATCAATCCTGATGACAGTTATGGAAGTTGTAAACCAGATTTCATTCAAGGCTGTAAGGAAGATGAGATAACTAGCTCTGGGAAAGATGCATATGATATTGTGGAGCTCAGGAATGCTGGTTGGCCCGGATCAGATTACATTAGAATAGCTTCTTCCACTAAAGAAACCTGCACAAAATCTTGTTTGAATGACTGTTTATGTGCTGTTGCTGTTCTGAGAGGAGGGACTTGTTGGAAGAAGAGGTTTCCCTTATCAAATGGGAGAGTGGATAACAGCCGTCCATCTATTGCTTTGATCAAAATTCGAAAGGGTAACTCTACTATCTTATCTAATCATCCTGTTACAAAAGTGATCAAGAAAAACCAGAGTGGTTTGATTCGAGTTACATTGGGGATATTAAGTGCCTCTGTATGTGTTAACTTTAT AAGAAGAATGAAAGGTCTCATTCTCCACAAGAAGTTCCTGAATCAAGATGGTTTCAAAGATGAACTGGGACGTGGAGCTTTTGGCATTGTTTACAAAGGCTTTCTGATACAAACTAATGCTAGCACTGCCGTGGCTGTGAAGAAATTGAGTACAGTACTAAGAGATGGTGAAAGAGAATTCAAGGCAGAATTGAAATCCATTGGCCAAACACATCACAAGAATCTTGTTCACCTACTTGGATACTGTGATGATGGACAAAATCGTTTGTTGGTATACGAGTTCTTGTGCAATGGGACTCTAGCAAACTTTCTGTTTGGTGACATAAAGCCTAGTTGGAACCAAAGATGTGAACTTGCTTTAGGAATTGCAAAAGGGCTCTTATATTTACATGAGGAGTGCTATAGTCAGATCATCCATTGTGATATAAAGCCTCAGAACATACTTCTTGATGAGTACAACAATGCAAAGATATCAGACTTTGGTTTGGCCAAACTTTTGATGATGAATCAGAGCCGTACACACACATCCATTAGAGGGACAAAAGGGTATGTTGCACCAGAGTGGTTCAGGAACATGGCCATTACTTCTAAGGTGGATGTGTATAGCTTTGGAGTGGTACTACTTGAGATTGTTTGTTGTAGAAGAAATGTGGATATGGAGACTGGTGtggaagggggagagatattgaCAGATTGGGCTTATGATTGCTTTAGAGAAGGGCCTTTGGATGTTCTTGTGGATTATGAAGTTGATGCTTTATCTGATAAGAAGAGGTTTGAGATTTATGTGATGGTGTCTTTGTGgtgtgtccaagaaaatccatCTCTTAGACCCAATATGAGAAGGGTTGTTCAGATGCTTGAAGGAGTTGTTGAAGTGAGTGCTCCACCATGCCCTTCACCATTTTAG